In one Mycobacteroides chelonae genomic region, the following are encoded:
- a CDS encoding response regulator, which translates to MTRVLVVDDEPQILRALRINLSARGYEVVTASSGAGALRAAAETQPEVVILDLGLPDMDGTEVLAGLRGWTEVPVIVLSARTDSADKVEALDAGADDYVTKPFGMDEFLARLRAAVRRGTPDSAEPVVRTETFDVDLSSHKVIRDGREVHLTPTEWSMLAVLVRNRGKLVGQKELLHEVWGPAYSSETHYLRVYLAQLRRKLEIDPAHPKHLLTEAGMGYRFQE; encoded by the coding sequence ATGACTCGGGTGCTGGTGGTTGACGACGAGCCACAGATCCTGCGCGCCTTGCGGATCAACCTGTCGGCGCGCGGTTATGAGGTGGTGACGGCCTCGTCCGGGGCGGGTGCTCTGCGTGCGGCTGCCGAGACCCAGCCCGAGGTGGTCATTCTGGATCTCGGGTTGCCGGATATGGACGGCACCGAGGTACTCGCCGGGCTGCGCGGCTGGACCGAAGTTCCGGTGATCGTGCTATCGGCGCGCACCGATTCGGCGGACAAGGTGGAGGCACTCGATGCGGGTGCCGACGACTATGTGACCAAACCTTTTGGCATGGACGAATTCCTGGCCCGGCTGCGGGCGGCGGTGCGCCGCGGCACACCGGACAGCGCCGAACCGGTGGTCCGCACTGAAACATTCGACGTGGATCTTTCGTCGCACAAGGTGATTCGTGATGGCAGGGAAGTGCATCTGACGCCTACCGAATGGTCGATGCTGGCGGTGCTGGTGCGTAACCGCGGAAAACTCGTCGGGCAGAAGGAGCTGCTCCACGAGGTCTGGGGCCCGGCGTACAGCTCCGAAACTCACTATCTACGTGTGTATCTGGCGCAGCTACGACGCAAACTGGAGATCGATCCGGCTCATCCGAAACACCTGCTCACCGAGGCGGGGATGGGGTACCGCTTCCAGGAGTGA